In Halarcobacter bivalviorum, a genomic segment contains:
- a CDS encoding response regulator transcription factor, whose amino-acid sequence MNYNLKNILKNLKVVMISKENNISKKELDILELFFKDITIINSAERALKRFVSLRADVIICDIDLPQMSGIEFCKIIRKINSQIPIIILSKKTNKKYLYEMIRLQLIDFVIRPIKTEEFIFALNQTAKYILNNGELSVQLNNGYSYNYKNKTINNENNEEIKLTKNEYRLLEFLILNKEKTLTQEEIEKYLWAEEIITKSAFKSLFSRLRTKIGKDSIKNIFGIGYQLN is encoded by the coding sequence ATGAATTACAATTTAAAAAACATATTGAAAAACCTTAAAGTTGTTATGATAAGTAAAGAGAATAATATTTCTAAAAAAGAACTCGATATTTTAGAGCTTTTTTTTAAAGATATTACAATTATAAATAGTGCAGAAAGAGCATTAAAAAGGTTTGTCTCATTAAGAGCAGATGTAATTATTTGTGATATAGACTTACCCCAAATGAGTGGTATTGAATTTTGTAAAATAATTAGGAAAATTAACTCTCAGATTCCTATAATAATATTATCAAAGAAAACAAATAAAAAATATTTATATGAAATGATTAGATTACAATTAATTGATTTTGTAATAAGACCTATTAAAACAGAAGAGTTTATCTTTGCATTAAATCAAACTGCAAAATATATTTTAAATAATGGAGAGCTATCTGTTCAATTAAATAATGGATATTCTTACAATTATAAAAACAAGACTATTAATAATGAAAACAATGAAGAGATTAAATTAACAAAAAACGAATATAGGTTACTTGAATTTCTTATATTAAATAAAGAAAAAACTCTAACACAAGAAGAGATTGAAAAATATTTATGGGCAGAAGAGATAATCACAAAATCTGCTTTTAAATCTCTATTTTCAAGATTAAGAACTAAAATAGGAAAAGATTCAATAAAAAATATATTTGGTATTGGCTATCAACTAAATTAA